A genomic segment from Ignavibacteriales bacterium encodes:
- a CDS encoding N(5)-(carboxyethyl)ornithine synthase, whose protein sequence is MSKLTFGVIGTSNKVDEQRIPIHPEHLLRLPEQIRKQLIFEEGYGEPFNIEDSELAALTGGIASRKEILTDIGNVILAKPVLADFKELREGGILWGYPHCVQQFDHTQAAIDRRQTLIAFEDMFVWGPGGQVGRHTFYKNNEMAGYCAVIHALQLKGIDGHYGNQRKVIIFSFGAVSRGAIYALKARGFKDITICIQRPDHEFREEVLDCHYVRIQEGDEGEARMMIIEHDGSKRPLTDLINESDIIVNGTFQEPDNPLMFVNEEEGSYLKPGCLIIDVSCDEGMGFYFAKPTTFKNPMFKVGKVDYYAVDHSPSYLWESASRSISAALLVHLPSVVAGRESWQENETIKQAINIDAGIIKKPNIISFQNRESVFPYLPIEELELVV, encoded by the coding sequence ATGAGTAAATTAACATTTGGAGTAATTGGTACTTCAAACAAAGTAGATGAGCAGCGCATCCCTATCCACCCGGAACATTTGCTGCGCCTCCCGGAACAAATTCGCAAACAACTGATTTTTGAAGAAGGATATGGTGAGCCATTCAATATTGAAGACTCAGAACTTGCTGCTCTAACCGGTGGTATTGCATCACGCAAAGAAATTTTAACGGATATTGGAAATGTAATACTTGCCAAGCCGGTATTAGCAGATTTTAAAGAACTCCGCGAAGGTGGAATTCTTTGGGGTTATCCGCATTGCGTTCAGCAATTTGATCACACTCAAGCTGCTATTGATCGCAGGCAGACGCTGATTGCTTTTGAGGATATGTTTGTCTGGGGACCCGGCGGACAGGTTGGGCGCCATACTTTTTACAAGAACAACGAAATGGCAGGCTACTGTGCAGTAATACATGCATTACAGCTAAAAGGGATCGATGGACATTACGGAAACCAGCGGAAGGTAATCATTTTTAGTTTTGGTGCAGTCAGCCGTGGAGCTATATATGCTCTTAAAGCGCGCGGATTTAAAGATATCACAATTTGCATTCAGCGTCCCGATCACGAATTTCGTGAGGAGGTTCTTGATTGTCACTATGTTCGAATTCAGGAGGGCGATGAAGGTGAAGCTCGTATGATGATAATTGAGCACGATGGAAGTAAACGACCGTTGACTGATTTGATAAACGAATCTGATATTATTGTAAACGGTACCTTTCAGGAACCTGATAATCCGCTCATGTTTGTAAACGAAGAAGAGGGTTCATATCTAAAACCGGGCTGCCTGATCATTGATGTCAGTTGCGACGAGGGTATGGGTTTTTATTTTGCCAAACCAACTACATTCAAAAATCCTATGTTCAAGGTTGGAAAAGTTGATTATTATGCTGTGGACCATTCACCAAGCTATCTATGGGAAAGTGCATCGCGCTCTATCTCTGCTGCTCTCCTTGTTCATTTACCATCTGTAGTGGCAGGGCGGGAAAGTTGGCAGGAAAATGAAACAATCAAACAAGCAATTAATATTGATGCAGGCATAATTAAAAAACCAAATATTATATCATTTCAGAATCGCGAGTCGGTCTTTCCCTACTTACCCATCGAAGAGCTAGAACTAGTGGTTTGA
- a CDS encoding SDR family oxidoreductase, which produces MKALVLGASGATGKLVVQQLVKKNIQVRIVVRESAIIPDQISDDKSIEIIKGNINDFDISKIKDLIRDCDSVICCLGHNISFKGILGPPHKLVYNTVVKIIEALQSREPKPKFILMSTTAYTNRKIGEVNTFGENIVFSLLKVLLPPHKDNMLAADHLVYKLGSKTNIDWVAVRPDSLFDEEIVSEYETHNHKIRSPIFNPGKTSRINVSNFMAELATNDKLWQEWKHKTPVIYNKE; this is translated from the coding sequence ATGAAAGCATTAGTTTTAGGCGCGAGCGGAGCAACCGGCAAATTGGTAGTGCAGCAGCTTGTCAAAAAAAATATTCAGGTTCGAATAGTTGTGAGAGAATCTGCCATTATACCCGACCAAATATCAGATGATAAGAGCATTGAAATAATTAAGGGAAACATAAATGACTTTGACATTTCAAAAATAAAAGACCTTATAAGAGATTGTGATTCTGTTATCTGCTGCCTTGGTCACAACATAAGTTTTAAAGGTATTCTTGGACCACCCCATAAACTGGTTTACAATACTGTTGTTAAAATAATTGAAGCATTGCAGTCCCGGGAACCAAAACCAAAGTTTATATTAATGAGCACGACCGCATATACAAACAGAAAGATAGGAGAAGTAAACACTTTCGGGGAAAATATAGTATTCTCATTATTAAAAGTCCTGTTACCTCCCCATAAAGATAATATGCTTGCGGCTGATCACCTTGTTTACAAATTAGGTTCAAAAACCAATATTGATTGGGTGGCAGTCCGTCCTGATTCGCTTTTCGATGAAGAAATTGTGAGTGAATATGAAACACATAATCATAAAATACGAAGCCCCATTTTTAATCCCGGCAAAACAAGCAGAATAAATGTCAGTAATTTTATGGCAGAGCTGGCAACAAATGATAAATTGTGGCAGGAATGGAAGCATAAAACTCCGGTTATCTACAACAAAGAATAA
- a CDS encoding MOSC domain-containing protein: MTTIGTVESLWRYPVKSMSGEEMTELFMGFSGIYGDRCFAFKNSSARKGFPYLSATAQHEMLRYRPQFRYPERTVKPPNLIEAMSIEPGVTPANADPDDLILDVRTPSGAVVAVDDPALKEMLVEGLRGENHLTLVRSDRALTDCRPVSLISLQTIQQVESELGIPLDKRRFRANVYFNLASGYGFGEDELVGRKLRIGSRAEIMVLERDPRCKMISLDPETGEHNPEVLRKVAQAHDNLAGVYCAVLVEGILTKNDSIELLD; encoded by the coding sequence ATGACAACTATTGGAACTGTCGAAAGTTTATGGCGTTATCCGGTGAAGAGTATGAGCGGTGAGGAGATGACCGAATTGTTTATGGGATTTTCCGGCATTTATGGTGACCGATGCTTCGCCTTCAAGAATTCATCTGCACGCAAAGGGTTTCCTTATCTTAGCGCAACGGCACAACACGAAATGCTGCGCTATCGTCCGCAGTTTCGTTATCCTGAAAGAACTGTGAAACCTCCGAATTTGATCGAAGCGATGAGCATCGAGCCTGGTGTTACTCCTGCAAACGCCGATCCGGACGATTTAATTTTAGATGTCCGTACACCCTCAGGTGCAGTGGTCGCTGTTGATGATCCTGCGTTGAAAGAAATGCTAGTGGAAGGATTGCGTGGCGAAAATCACTTGACGCTCGTACGTTCAGATCGCGCGTTAACCGACTGTCGCCCTGTATCGTTGATCAGTCTGCAAACTATCCAACAGGTCGAATCGGAATTGGGCATTCCTCTTGACAAACGACGCTTTCGGGCTAATGTCTATTTTAATCTCGCATCGGGTTACGGCTTTGGTGAAGATGAGTTGGTCGGTCGCAAACTACGTATCGGTTCGAGGGCGGAGATAATGGTTCTGGAACGCGACCCGCGCTGTAAGATGATATCGCTCGATCCTGAAACTGGGGAACACAATCCGGAAGTTCTACGCAAAGTTGCCCAGGCACACGATAACTTAGCCGGTGTATATTGCGCCGTTCTGGTAGAAGGTATATTGACAAAAAACGATTCAATCGAACTGTTGGACTAA
- a CDS encoding ABC transporter ATP-binding protein produces the protein MAAKSKSKVTIGHVFKTLIWPRKNILLVGVVLIIISRLSSLVLPGASKYLMDDVIAKGNIEMLKIILIVVGAAIIVQAGTSFLLTKLLSVEAQHLIAILRAQLQKQILKLPIRFFDNNKSGALVSRIMSDVEGVRNLVGTGLVQLFGGILTAVISLVLLINISPMMTLYTLVPVAIFGVVALKAFGYIRPIFRERRVINAEVTGRLTETLGGVRVIKGFNAEAQEVKTFEAGVDRLFQNVKKSLTSTSLLTSSATFLLGIASTGIMGIGGYMIVEHQLTIGEFLSFTLYLGFMIAPIIEMSNIGSQLTEAMAGLDRMEEIMNMSPEDDGTVRDIKLKSINGEIIFDNVSFSYEEGKTVLKDISFTAKPGTVTALVGTSGSGKTTIAGIAASFLTPQIGKVTIDGNDISKVTLNSYRSNLGVVLQDDFLFEGTIKENILFPRPDASDERLLSAVKAAHVPEFTDRLADGLQTLIGERGIKLSGGQRQRVAIARALLADPKILILDEATSNLDMESESFIQESLKKLMKGRTTFVIAHRLSTIRQADQILVIEKGEIKERGTHSELIEKKGRYFDLYTYQARI, from the coding sequence ATGGCTGCAAAAAGTAAATCAAAAGTAACAATAGGGCACGTATTTAAAACTTTAATATGGCCCAGAAAAAATATTCTGCTCGTAGGAGTGGTATTAATTATAATAAGCAGGTTATCAAGTCTTGTGTTACCCGGTGCAAGCAAGTACCTGATGGATGATGTTATAGCAAAGGGTAATATTGAAATGTTAAAAATAATATTAATAGTTGTCGGTGCGGCTATAATTGTGCAGGCAGGAACTTCTTTTCTATTAACAAAATTATTAAGCGTTGAAGCACAGCATTTAATAGCAATACTAAGAGCACAGCTGCAAAAACAAATACTAAAACTTCCTATAAGGTTTTTTGATAATAATAAATCTGGTGCTCTTGTTTCAAGAATAATGAGTGACGTTGAGGGTGTAAGGAATCTTGTAGGTACAGGGCTTGTTCAGTTATTTGGCGGCATTCTAACAGCTGTAATTTCATTGGTTCTGCTTATTAATATCAGCCCTATGATGACTTTATATACACTTGTACCCGTTGCGATATTTGGTGTTGTTGCATTAAAGGCGTTCGGTTATATCAGACCGATATTCAGGGAACGCAGGGTTATCAATGCAGAAGTAACCGGAAGACTGACAGAGACTCTTGGCGGAGTAAGGGTAATTAAAGGTTTTAATGCCGAGGCACAGGAAGTAAAAACTTTTGAAGCCGGTGTTGACAGGCTGTTCCAGAATGTGAAGAAAAGTCTTACATCTACAAGTCTGCTTACCAGTTCTGCTACATTCCTGTTAGGGATTGCATCAACTGGAATTATGGGCATCGGCGGGTATATGATAGTAGAGCATCAGCTTACTATTGGAGAGTTTTTATCTTTTACTTTATACCTTGGATTTATGATAGCCCCGATTATAGAGATGAGCAACATCGGCTCGCAGCTTACGGAAGCTATGGCGGGATTAGACAGGATGGAAGAAATAATGAATATGAGTCCTGAAGATGACGGTACGGTTAGAGACATAAAACTTAAAAGCATTAACGGCGAAATAATTTTTGATAATGTTTCTTTTTCTTATGAAGAAGGAAAGACCGTACTTAAGGATATCAGTTTTACTGCAAAACCGGGAACAGTAACTGCCCTGGTTGGAACATCGGGATCAGGCAAAACAACAATTGCAGGAATAGCAGCTTCATTTCTAACTCCGCAAATTGGTAAAGTTACGATAGACGGCAATGATATTTCTAAAGTTACGCTTAACAGTTACAGGAGTAATCTTGGTGTGGTTCTGCAGGATGATTTTTTATTTGAAGGTACTATAAAAGAAAATATATTATTCCCGCGCCCCGATGCTTCGGACGAAAGATTGTTAAGCGCAGTAAAAGCAGCTCACGTTCCTGAGTTTACTGACAGACTTGCGGACGGGCTTCAAACACTTATCGGTGAAAGGGGAATTAAGCTTTCAGGAGGACAGCGACAAAGAGTTGCAATTGCAAGAGCCCTGCTTGCAGATCCTAAAATTCTCATCCTGGATGAAGCAACTTCTAACCTTGATATGGAAAGTGAATCATTCATACAGGAAAGTCTGAAAAAATTAATGAAAGGCAGAACCACTTTTGTGATAGCCCACCGGCTAAGTACTATCAGGCAGGCTGATCAAATACTTGTTATTGAAAAAGGTGAGATAAAAGAACGCGGAACCCACAGTGAGCTGATTGAGAAAAAAGGAAGATACTTTGATCTTTATACATACCAGGCAAGGATATAA
- a CDS encoding TetR family transcriptional regulator C-terminal domain-containing protein — MSGLQRIKAFLYTTTDILKENNFTLGCPIGNLSLEMGDINEKFRLKLSDAFSKMEEKIFECLKDAQSVKEINQSIDIRTSAAFIINSWEGAIVRAKAEKSNSPLKILEEMLFGKILIK, encoded by the coding sequence TTGAGCGGACTGCAAAGAATTAAGGCGTTTCTTTATACCACAACAGATATTTTAAAGGAAAATAATTTTACTCTCGGCTGCCCGATCGGAAATCTTTCATTAGAAATGGGAGACATAAATGAAAAATTCAGATTAAAATTATCAGATGCTTTTTCTAAAATGGAAGAAAAAATATTTGAATGTTTAAAAGATGCACAATCAGTAAAAGAAATCAATCAATCAATTGACATAAGAACTTCAGCAGCTTTTATAATAAATAGTTGGGAAGGGGCTATCGTTAGAGCAAAGGCTGAGAAATCAAACAGCCCGTTGAAAATACTCGAAGAAATGTTATTTGGAAAAATATTAATTAAATAA
- a CDS encoding TetR/AcrR family transcriptional regulator: MTDTKNKLLQIGAKYVHLKGFNHTGLQEILKEANVPKGSFYFYFNSKEEFGLAIIDVFITFLKSHLVIVYLINL; this comes from the coding sequence ATGACAGATACTAAGAATAAATTATTACAAATTGGAGCAAAATACGTTCATCTAAAGGGCTTTAATCATACTGGGCTTCAGGAAATTTTAAAGGAAGCCAATGTGCCCAAAGGTTCTTTTTATTTTTATTTTAATAGCAAAGAAGAATTTGGATTAGCTATAATTGATGTTTTTATAACTTTTTTGAAAAGTCATTTGGTTATAGTCTATCTGATAAATCTTTGA
- a CDS encoding SRPBCC family protein → MTKYKFSVSSLIPSPAQKVYSIIADYNNGHPQILPKPPFVSLTVERGGLGAGTVLNVKMKVMGRLQTFNTIVSEPEPGRVLVETNDTGYITTFTVDPKNDGKYSYVTFTTEIQENSNLLKKIEFFFSKQFLPPVYMKELENLAKIASIKS, encoded by the coding sequence ATGACAAAATATAAATTCTCGGTGTCATCACTAATTCCATCACCTGCTCAAAAAGTCTATAGTATTATTGCAGATTATAACAACGGCCATCCTCAAATTTTGCCCAAACCACCTTTTGTTTCACTTACTGTCGAGAGGGGGGGCCTCGGAGCGGGAACAGTTCTTAATGTAAAAATGAAAGTTATGGGTAGACTGCAGACTTTCAACACAATTGTGTCAGAACCCGAACCTGGGCGTGTGCTAGTAGAAACCAATGACACTGGTTACATTACCACATTCACAGTAGATCCTAAAAACGATGGAAAGTATTCATATGTTACGTTCACAACTGAAATACAAGAAAATTCTAACTTATTGAAAAAAATAGAATTCTTTTTCAGCAAACAATTTCTGCCCCCAGTATATATGAAAGAATTAGAGAATCTGGCTAAGATTGCTTCTATAAAATCTTAA
- a CDS encoding peroxiredoxin has protein sequence MEQVIQNEVVSMPRIGDKAPSFKAVTTQGEINFPADYSGKWAILFSHPADFTPVCTSEFMTFATMEKQFNDANCQLVGLSIDGLYSHIAWLRTIKEKIEYKGMKNVEVNFPLIEDIKMDVAKMYGMIQPNEDSTKAVRAVFFVDPKGIIRAIIYYPLSLGRNFDELYRVIIALQAADEFNIATPADWRPGDDVIVPPAGSCGTAKDRMEGKEKNVKCYDWFFCTKPISKDDVMKAVLKKK, from the coding sequence ATGGAACAAGTAATTCAAAATGAAGTGGTTTCAATGCCGCGTATCGGTGATAAAGCACCATCATTTAAAGCTGTAACTACGCAAGGCGAAATTAATTTTCCCGCAGATTATTCCGGTAAATGGGCAATCCTTTTCAGTCATCCAGCAGATTTTACTCCTGTTTGTACTTCTGAGTTCATGACATTCGCAACAATGGAAAAACAATTCAATGATGCTAACTGCCAGCTAGTAGGTCTTTCAATTGATGGACTATACAGCCACATAGCATGGTTAAGAACCATCAAAGAAAAAATTGAATACAAGGGAATGAAAAATGTTGAGGTAAATTTTCCGTTAATTGAAGATATCAAAATGGATGTTGCAAAAATGTATGGAATGATTCAGCCGAATGAAGATTCAACTAAAGCAGTAAGAGCAGTATTTTTCGTAGATCCCAAAGGAATAATTAGAGCAATAATTTATTATCCGCTAAGCTTGGGCAGAAATTTTGATGAGCTTTACAGAGTTATAATTGCACTTCAAGCGGCAGATGAGTTTAACATTGCAACTCCGGCTGATTGGAGACCGGGCGATGATGTAATTGTTCCTCCTGCAGGTTCATGCGGAACAGCAAAAGATAGAATGGAAGGAAAAGAGAAAAATGTTAAATGTTATGACTGGTTCTTCTGTACTAAACCAATAAGCAAAGATGATGTGATGAAAGCAGTGTTGAAGAAAAAATAA
- a CDS encoding chloride channel protein: protein MTEHTFMILVAIIIGVIAGFSAIGIRALIKLFSQLSFSGPGNLLENVIATPWYLIIIIPVIGGIIVGPLIYYFAPEAKGHGVPEVMQAILLKGGQIRGRVAVVKALASAITIGTGGSVGREGPIIQIGSSLGSVIGQFLRVSPKRLKTLVGCGAAAGIAAAFNAPIAGALFAVEIILMDFAVAQFSPIVISSVMATVISHTFEGNFTAFIVPKYQLTSPVEIGFYFVLGAASGVVAYLFIKTLYFSEEFFDNRIKIPDYLKPALGGIGIGLMALVFPQIMGVGYDTINNALYGNMIWYVALALIFMKILATSLTLGSGGSGGIFAPSLFMGAMLGYFFGSFVHTYFPDITASPGAYALVAMGGLVAGTTRAPITAIIIVFELTNDYRIILPLMITCIMSMIVSTKLSRESIYTLKLVLRNIGIKEGMETNIMESIHVKNVYRKDFETIHVADNFNQIVNRVIRGKESDFPVIDSERRVKGMISIHDIKDSIYEKESLENLLIAGDISNQFYETLLPEDSCQVALDKLRKYSFEGLPVVNDKDSNKIIGILWRKDIQDSYDREIEKRELTSNLASLITMKDDEPMVHFMEGYSIIEISPPHMFIGKSIRELNIRSEYGVDVLSIKTKEKRGEKITAIPSPDYIIKEDDTLIIAGEIKKINLVRSLG from the coding sequence ATGACCGAACATACCTTTATGATTTTGGTCGCAATTATAATTGGAGTTATCGCTGGTTTTTCTGCAATCGGAATTAGAGCATTAATAAAATTATTTTCTCAACTTTCTTTTTCCGGACCCGGGAATCTTCTAGAAAATGTAATTGCTACCCCATGGTATCTTATTATTATAATTCCTGTTATTGGCGGAATAATAGTTGGGCCACTAATCTACTACTTTGCGCCCGAAGCAAAAGGACACGGTGTTCCGGAAGTAATGCAAGCAATTCTTCTTAAAGGTGGACAAATAAGAGGAAGAGTAGCCGTTGTTAAGGCACTTGCCTCGGCAATTACAATTGGTACCGGCGGATCGGTTGGAAGGGAAGGACCGATTATACAGATTGGTTCAAGTCTTGGTTCAGTTATTGGACAATTTTTAAGAGTTTCGCCCAAGCGGTTAAAAACATTAGTTGGATGCGGCGCTGCAGCTGGAATTGCCGCTGCATTTAATGCTCCAATTGCAGGAGCTTTGTTTGCGGTAGAAATAATATTAATGGATTTTGCCGTTGCACAGTTTTCTCCTATCGTAATTTCATCGGTAATGGCAACAGTAATCTCGCACACTTTTGAGGGAAACTTTACCGCTTTTATTGTACCCAAATATCAACTTACATCTCCCGTTGAAATTGGGTTTTATTTTGTTCTGGGTGCTGCAAGTGGAGTTGTTGCTTATCTTTTTATAAAAACGCTTTATTTCAGCGAAGAGTTTTTTGACAATCGAATAAAAATTCCGGATTATTTAAAACCAGCACTTGGTGGAATTGGCATCGGTCTTATGGCACTCGTGTTTCCTCAGATTATGGGAGTTGGTTACGATACAATTAATAATGCCCTCTACGGAAATATGATTTGGTATGTTGCGCTTGCATTAATCTTTATGAAAATTCTTGCAACCTCTCTTACTCTCGGTTCCGGTGGTTCTGGTGGAATATTTGCGCCATCACTTTTTATGGGTGCGATGCTGGGTTATTTTTTTGGATCTTTCGTTCATACTTATTTCCCGGATATAACTGCTTCCCCAGGTGCTTATGCTTTGGTTGCAATGGGCGGATTAGTTGCGGGAACTACAAGGGCACCAATTACGGCTATCATAATAGTGTTTGAGCTTACAAATGATTACCGCATTATTCTGCCACTGATGATAACTTGTATTATGAGTATGATTGTTTCAACAAAACTTTCACGGGAATCTATCTACACATTAAAACTTGTATTAAGAAATATTGGAATTAAAGAAGGGATGGAAACCAATATTATGGAATCAATACATGTAAAAAATGTATATCGAAAAGATTTTGAAACGATACATGTTGCTGATAATTTTAACCAAATTGTAAATCGTGTGATAAGAGGAAAGGAATCTGATTTCCCCGTTATTGATTCAGAAAGACGCGTTAAGGGCATGATTTCAATTCACGATATTAAAGACTCCATATATGAAAAAGAATCATTAGAAAATCTGTTAATTGCAGGAGACATTTCAAATCAGTTTTATGAAACACTTTTGCCGGAGGATAGTTGCCAAGTAGCGTTAGATAAATTACGAAAATATTCTTTCGAAGGTCTTCCCGTGGTTAACGATAAAGACTCAAATAAAATAATCGGGATTCTGTGGAGAAAAGATATCCAGGATTCCTACGACCGTGAAATTGAAAAGAGAGAACTAACCTCGAATCTTGCAAGCTTAATTACTATGAAAGACGATGAACCCATGGTTCACTTTATGGAGGGATATTCAATAATAGAAATTTCTCCGCCGCATATGTTCATTGGGAAATCAATTAGAGAGTTAAATATTAGAAGTGAATATGGTGTTGATGTGCTTTCCATAAAGACGAAAGAAAAACGAGGGGAAAAAATAACAGCCATTCCAAGTCCGGATTATATTATAAAAGAAGATGACACTTTAATTATAGCAGGTGAAATCAAAAAAATTAATCTTGTCCGCAGTCTTGGTTAA
- a CDS encoding YwbE family protein → MNGIKRTDIKIGVQVKIVMKEDQRTGELTEGIVKDILTKSPKHPHGIKVRLESGGVGRVKEILE, encoded by the coding sequence ATGAATGGAATTAAACGCACCGATATTAAGATAGGTGTGCAAGTAAAAATAGTGATGAAGGAAGACCAGCGCACCGGGGAACTTACCGAAGGGATTGTTAAAGACATTCTTACAAAATCACCAAAGCACCCTCACGGAATAAAAGTACGACTTGAATCTGGAGGCGTTGGACGTGTTAAAGAAATATTGGAATAA
- the rsgA gene encoding ribosome small subunit-dependent GTPase A, with product MKTIEKLGFDNWFLESIPSGRDKVDLSQNPDFKIVRVISVNKNSFVVSNGIKDIYAELTGKFLFNSDSALDLPTVGDFVYAQLFDDDTLAIIQDILPRKSLLKRKAAGKKIDYQLIAANIDNAIIMQSLDSNFNLRRLERYLVMINENNITPLIFLSKSDLISPEEAEEKKKQILEILPDAKISSFSNTSLNDIENIKTLFTPHKTYCLLGSSGVGKTTLLNNLIHQELYKTQPIREKDGRGKHTTTRRELIVLENGAIIIDNPGMRELGVISNESGLGDTFNEIDQLVDQCKYKDCTHTVEVGCAVLEAMQRGEISAERYNNYIKIFKESQYNEMSYVEKREKDKKFGKFFHATMKDVKKIKGRD from the coding sequence ATGAAAACAATTGAGAAACTTGGATTTGATAATTGGTTTTTGGAATCAATCCCTTCGGGAAGGGATAAAGTTGATTTATCCCAAAACCCTGATTTTAAAATCGTAAGAGTAATAAGTGTAAACAAAAACAGCTTTGTTGTTTCCAACGGCATAAAAGACATTTATGCAGAGCTGACTGGAAAATTTTTGTTTAATTCTGATTCCGCTTTAGACCTGCCAACCGTTGGCGATTTTGTTTATGCACAATTATTTGATGATGATACGCTTGCAATCATTCAGGATATTCTTCCGAGAAAATCTTTACTAAAAAGAAAAGCCGCAGGAAAGAAAATTGATTATCAATTAATTGCAGCGAACATTGATAATGCAATTATTATGCAGTCACTTGATTCCAACTTCAACTTGCGAAGACTTGAACGTTATCTGGTAATGATCAATGAGAACAATATAACTCCACTTATATTTTTAAGTAAAAGCGATCTTATTAGTCCAGAAGAAGCTGAAGAAAAGAAAAAACAGATACTTGAAATATTGCCTGATGCAAAAATATCTTCATTTAGCAATACTAGTTTAAATGATATTGAAAATATCAAAACGCTTTTTACCCCACATAAAACTTACTGCCTGCTTGGTTCATCGGGAGTCGGCAAAACCACTTTACTGAATAATTTAATTCATCAGGAGTTATACAAAACACAGCCGATAAGAGAAAAAGACGGAAGAGGAAAACACACTACCACACGACGCGAGCTGATTGTTCTGGAAAACGGAGCAATAATAATTGATAATCCCGGAATGCGCGAGCTTGGGGTGATCTCTAACGAGTCCGGTCTTGGTGATACGTTCAATGAAATTGATCAGCTTGTAGATCAGTGCAAATACAAAGACTGCACTCATACAGTTGAAGTCGGCTGTGCAGTACTAGAAGCGATGCAACGTGGAGAGATTTCAGCAGAGCGTTACAACAACTACATAAAAATTTTTAAAGAGTCGCAGTATAACGAAATGTCCTACGTAGAAAAGAGAGAGAAAGATAAAAAGTTTGGCAAGTTCTTTCATGCCACAATGAAAGATGTAAAAAAAATAAAGGGTAGAGATTAA
- a CDS encoding GrpB family protein: MDADQKNIDEELVIVKYDSNWPVLFNSEKELLLKALSNAVTNIEHFGSTAVKGMACKPIVDLLVGVKSLETAIAKIPLLESLGYENFGEVFFRGRIYLRKRSKHNFNLAITVKGGSFWTDQIILRDYLRTHQEEAKNYSAYKYIIFKSGKRLFSTYSQAKDAFLNDIKNRSKQWYNSTI, translated from the coding sequence ATGGATGCTGATCAAAAAAATATTGATGAAGAATTAGTCATCGTCAAGTATGACTCTAATTGGCCAGTATTATTTAATTCTGAAAAAGAATTGTTGTTGAAAGCACTCAGTAACGCAGTCACAAATATTGAGCATTTTGGAAGTACTGCAGTAAAAGGTATGGCCTGCAAACCTATAGTTGATTTGCTGGTAGGTGTAAAAAGTCTGGAAACTGCTATTGCAAAGATACCTTTACTTGAATCACTTGGTTATGAAAATTTCGGAGAGGTTTTTTTCAGAGGACGTATCTATCTCCGTAAAAGAAGCAAGCACAACTTCAATCTTGCCATAACAGTTAAAGGTGGTTCCTTCTGGACGGATCAGATAATTCTCCGTGATTATTTAAGAACCCATCAGGAAGAGGCAAAAAACTATTCGGCGTATAAATATATTATATTTAAGTCTGGTAAAAGATTGTTCTCAACATATTCTCAGGCAAAGGATGCTTTTCTTAATGATATTAAAAACCGATCAAAACAATGGTATAATTCAACAATATGA